In Geotalea uraniireducens, the genomic window CCTCCCGGTACTGCGTGCCTCCTGCTCTCAGTGTACCGCAGATCGCCGGCTACGCCCACACCTCGTCCTGCCCCGAGACGAAAAAGCCGCTACGGATTGGCCGGCCCACCGCCCGCCGTTTCCAGCTCCCAGCCGTAGCGGCTGAGATCGACCCGCCGCCGGGCGTCGAACCGCACCCCTTCGGCCTCCAGCAGCAACCGCTGGATGAGGTCGCCGCCGCCGTTGCGGCGCGGGCTCACCTCCCCCCGGGCGTTGATTACCCGTTGCCAGGGGACGTCATGACCGGCCGGGAGCGCCGCCATGGCAAAGCCGACGGTCCGCGCCGTGCAGCCGACCTGCCGGGCGATCCGCCCGTAGGTGGTGACCCGCCCCGGCGGGACCCGGCGGACCAGGGTGTAAATGCGGGCATACAGGGGGCTGGACATGGGGTAACGAGCTCCTCTCTCTTCTACCCTAGCGCACCACGGCGGCCAAAAGCGGCGCCGTCAGCACATTGAGCAGACCGACCAGCACCATGACAAGCCCGGCGATGGCGCCGATCTCGCCGTCGATCTGGTGGGCCTTGGCGGTTCCGGCCCCATGGGCCCCCATGCCGAAAAGCGCCCCCCGGGCAACGGCGGAGCGGAGCGGCAGGCAGGCGAGAAGCCCCTCGCCCAGGGCTGCCCCCAGGACGCCGGTCAAGACCACGAATACCGCGGTGAGGGCCGGCACGCCGCCGATATCCCCCGAGACCGTCATGGCGAAGGGGGTGCTGAGGGAACGCGGCAGTAGACTGAGACAGAGGAGCCGGTCCAACCCCAGCATACTTGCCAGCCACCACGAGGAGAGAAACGAGGTGATGCTCCCCGCCAGGACCCCCAGCAAGAGCAGCGGCCAGGTGCGGCGGATCAGCTGCCGCTCCTCGTAGATCGGGATGGCGAAGGAGACCGTGGCCGGGGCCAGGAGAGCCAGCAGCCAGTGGGTTCCCCGGATGTATTCGGCATAGCTCTCGTGCAGCACCAGCGCCACCGCGATCAGCAGCACCGGCGAGATCATGAGCGGCGAGAGCCACCAGCAGGGCCGGCGACGGTAAAGCGCCTTGCCGAGGAAATAGAGGCCGATGGTCAGCGCCGACCAGAAGAGCGCCGCCAATAACCGGTCAGTCGGTCCCATGACAGACCTTCTTCCCGGCGTTCAGCCACCGGTAACAGAGATCGATGACCACCGCCGTCACCAGCATGACCATCACCGTGCTCACCAGGATCACCACCAGAATCTTCAGCCCCAGGACTCCCACCAGCTCCCGATGATCCAGCACCGCCAGCACGGCCGGGATGAAGAAGAGGAGCATATCCGCCAGAAAGAGCCGGGCCCCCTGGCGAACCGTACCGATGCCGATCTTGCCGCTCCCCAGCAGGATGAGCAGGAGGAACAGGCCGAGGATGGCCCCGGGGACCGGCAGGCCGGTCAAGCGGGCCACCAGGTCGCCGACGAACCAGAATCCCAGGATCACCAGGACCTGCAGCCAGCGGCTTCTCCGGCAGGTCCGGAGCCAGATCGCCCTGATGTGTCGGGTTGTCATACCTTCTCCTTTCGCGCGCACTGATTGCATGATAGGCGGTTCTATGCTATTCGTACAGTGAAATATCCGACTATAATTGATTCCAAAAAGGAATAGTCATGGACATCCGGGCGCTGCGCGCATTTGTCGAGGTAGTTCGCCAGGGGGGCTTTTCGCGGGCCGCCGAGGTAGTCTTCACCACCCAGTCGACGGTAAGCAAGGCGGTCCGGCAGCTGGAGGACGAGCTCGGTTTCCGGCTGCTGGAGCGGGTCGGCCACAAAAGCCGGCTGACCGAGGCGGGGGAGATCGTCTACCGGCGCGCCCTGTCGATCCTGGCGCAGCGGGACGACCTGAAGGCCGAACTGGAGGAGCTGCGGGGGCTGGAGGGGGGGACCCTCCGCCTCGGCTTCCCGCTGATCGGCAGCAGCATCCTCTTCGCCCGCTGGTTCGCCGCCTTCCGGAGCCGTTATCCGGGGGTGGAGCTGCGGCTCGTCGAGCACGGCAGCAAGAAGCTGGAGGAGCTGGTACTGGCCGGCGAGCTGGACCTGGCGGCGTCGCTCCTGCCGGTGGGGGAGGAATTTGCCTGGCAGGAGCTGCGGCGGGAGCCGGTCGACCTGCTGCTGGCTGCCGATCACCCCCTGGCCGGCCGCGAGACCCTGGCGTT contains:
- a CDS encoding MGMT family protein — protein: MSSPLYARIYTLVRRVPPGRVTTYGRIARQVGCTARTVGFAMAALPAGHDVPWQRVINARGEVSPRRNGGGDLIQRLLLEAEGVRFDARRRVDLSRYGWELETAGGGPANP
- a CDS encoding LrgB family protein, which translates into the protein MGPTDRLLAALFWSALTIGLYFLGKALYRRRPCWWLSPLMISPVLLIAVALVLHESYAEYIRGTHWLLALLAPATVSFAIPIYEERQLIRRTWPLLLLGVLAGSITSFLSSWWLASMLGLDRLLCLSLLPRSLSTPFAMTVSGDIGGVPALTAVFVVLTGVLGAALGEGLLACLPLRSAVARGALFGMGAHGAGTAKAHQIDGEIGAIAGLVMVLVGLLNVLTAPLLAAVVR
- a CDS encoding CidA/LrgA family protein; the encoded protein is MTTRHIRAIWLRTCRRSRWLQVLVILGFWFVGDLVARLTGLPVPGAILGLFLLLILLGSGKIGIGTVRQGARLFLADMLLFFIPAVLAVLDHRELVGVLGLKILVVILVSTVMVMLVTAVVIDLCYRWLNAGKKVCHGTD
- a CDS encoding LysR family transcriptional regulator; translated protein: MDIRALRAFVEVVRQGGFSRAAEVVFTTQSTVSKAVRQLEDELGFRLLERVGHKSRLTEAGEIVYRRALSILAQRDDLKAELEELRGLEGGTLRLGFPLIGSSILFARWFAAFRSRYPGVELRLVEHGSKKLEELVLAGELDLAASLLPVGEEFAWQELRREPVDLLLAADHPLAGRETLAFADLAELPLILYGEGFALNPLIMAACRTAGFPPRVATRSSQLDLVVELVASGLGGAFLPRLIAEQRPHPATKRIPVGAPEIYWHMALIWRRDGYLSHAAQAWLAMAGDPDVSGG